The following are encoded in a window of Penaeus monodon isolate SGIC_2016 chromosome 9, NSTDA_Pmon_1, whole genome shotgun sequence genomic DNA:
- the LOC119576745 gene encoding uncharacterized protein LOC119576745, protein MGAPAGLQSDNGSEFTSKVITELKEKWPGLTLVHGKPRHQSSVERANGDIKDMLVTWFADNNSQDWSVGIKFVQFQKNAAHHPYSAMFGCEARVGLTFSALPTVVVSRLESEGDLIVVMSGDDTTTIQILHDHRAQFQKHRVEAYKGQVSQAERMVKCSRLDFKVGEPGDNVAVPVPAVDRGRGDPQNILGVIVSRDLDNDQYKIAVNSGILKGQHSRNQFDLCPQRLLTEDDVNAVSLREAVIAQSACGGQGFTRCNCSGLKKCSTNRCK, encoded by the exons ATGGGTGCCCCTGCTGGTCTTCAAAGTGATAATGGCTCAGAATTCACATCCAAGGTGATAACTGAGCTAAAAGAAAAATGGCCAGGTCTCACCCTGGTTCATGGGAAGCCCCGTCATCAAAGTTCTGTGGAACGTGCGAATGGTGACATTAAGGATATGTTAGTTACCTGGTTTGCAGACAATAATTCACAAGACTGGTCAGTTGGTATCAAGTTTGTTCAGTTTCAGAAAAATGCTGCCCACCATCCATACTCTGCTATGTTTGGTTGTGAAGCCAGAGTTGGCCTGACTTTTTCAGCTCTACCCACAGTAGTTGTCTCAAGGTTGGAGAGTGAGGGTGATCTCATAGTAGTTATGTCAggagatgatacaacaacaatacag ATACTTCACGATCACCGAGCCCAATTTCAGAAACATAGAGTGGAAGCATACAAAGGGCAGGTATCTCAAGCTGAGAGAATGGTCAAATGTAGCCGCTTAGACTTTAAAGTTGGTGAGCCTGGTGACAATGTTGCTGTCCCAGTTCCGGCTGTGGATCGTGGTAGAGGAGACCCGCAGAATATCCTGGGTGTTATTGTCAGCAGAGATTTGGACAATGACCAGTATAAGATCGCTGTGAATTCGGGTATTCTAAAGGGTCAGCATTCTAGAAACCAGTTTGACCTCTGCCCCCAGCGTTTGCTGACAGAAGATGACGTAAATGCAGTGTCACTTCGAGAAGCTGTTATTGCACAATCTGCATGTGGGGGTCAGGGATTCACTAGATGCAACTGTAGTGGTCTGAAGAAATGTTCAACTAACAGATGTAAGTAG